AGGCTGGGCGGCTGATTCGCCTTGTACATGGCCCTCACCGAACTGCGCATCGCCTCACGACGCAGCCAGCTGGCCATGGTGCAGACCAATTGGGTCAAAGCGGAACTGGAAAAAGCGCATCCAGGCTTAAAAATCACCGTGGAAGCCATGGCGACCCAGGGCGACAAAATCCTGGACGTTGCCCTGGCCAAGATCGGCGACAAAGGCCTGTTCACGAAAGAACTGGAAGCCCAGATGTTGGTGGATCGTGCGGACATCGCCGTCCACTCCCTGAAAGACCTTCCCACCAACCTTCCTGAGGGGCTGATGCTCGGCATCATCACCGAGCGGGAAGACCCGGCTGACGCACTTGTCGTGAATGCCAAAAACCAGGCCTACAAGCTCGACACGCTTCCTGAAGGATCTGTGGTGGGAACCAGCTCCCTGCGGCGCCTGGCCCAGCTGCGTCACCACTACCCCCACCTGATCTTCAAGGACGTGCGGGGGAACGTGATCACCCGGCTGGAGAAGCTGGACAGCGGCGATTACGACTGCCTGATCCTCGCTGCAGCAGGTCTTGGCCGCCTGGGCTTTGCCGATCGGATCCACCAACTGATCCCCGGCGACATCTCCCTGCACGCCGTTGGCCAGGGAGCACTGGGCATTGAATGCGTGGAGGGCAAGCCTGAAGTTATGGAGGCAATCAAGGTGCTGGAGCACATGCCCACCTCCCAGCGCTGCCTGGCCGAACGCGCTTTTCTGCGGGAACTGGAGGGCGGCTGTCAGGTTCCCATCGGCGTGAACACCCGCTTCGAAGGCGATCAACTGATCCTCATCGGCATGGTGGCCAGCCTCGACGGCAAACGCTTGATCCGCGACCAAGCCAGCGGCCCCGCCAGCGACCCCGAGGCCATCGGCCTCTCCCTCGCCCACACCCTCAAAGATCAGGGCGCAGGAGAGATCCTTAAAGAGATCTTCGACACCGTTCGCCCCGAAGCCTGATCAACTGCGAATCTCAAGGCGTGTTCCCACATCCACGGCTTCAAACAGCTGCCGGATGTGGCTGTTGAGCATGCGCACGCAGCCAAGGCTCACGGCAGCACGGATCTGAACCCAATGCGGCCACGCCGTTCCATGGATTCCAAATTCGCCGCGCCCATTGCGGTGAAAAGCCATGTAGCGATCGCCGATGGGGCTGCTGGGTCCGCGTAACTCGCGCCGCTGGCCCGACTTGTTCGTCACATAGATGGGATCAACTTTCTTGGTGAGAATGGCGAACTCCCCCTTGGGGGTGGGCGTCTTGGGATCTCCGATCGCTACCGGCCACGATCCAAGCCGCTGGCCACCCCGGACAAGAGAGATCTGTCGCTTGCTGAGGTCGAGAACGATGCGCGACTCCCGCGGAACACGCTGCAAAGCCACTTCAGCGGCGTCAGCGGAAAGCGACGGCAGCAGGGATCCAGCCAACACACCGCCCAAGAGCACTGGAAACAACGACCACTTCATGAGACGCGCAAGACCCATTGGTCTCAACGTATTCATCGCTGCGCGAAAAAACCGCAGTGCCCAGTGACCAAGCCAATCTCTTCAGATTCTTTTCGGTCTCAAGCGTGAGACCTGCGATCCAGCGGTACTCTTCTCCAACCCTCTTTCCTGCGTGTTGACCTCCACGGCGATCGCACCGGCACGGCCAACCCTTCTCGAAGGCAATGCCCTCAGCCAGGAGGTCCAGTCGATCAGTTTTCGCTTCTCCGACCTCCTCAGCAACCGCAGAACCTTCCTTGCCGCTGCCTGGACGCTGCGTCGACGGGGGATCATTTGCCTACGGGAAGCCGCAACTCCTGAACTGATCGCATCGATCAACAGGGATGTTGGCGAGCTGCTCGAAGAAATCGAATCAGGAAATCACGGTCGCCTCGCCTCCCTGGCCTATCTCAATCTTCCCGATCACCGTGTGCTGAAGGGCTACAACCAGTTCCGCGATGCGGATCGGGCCGTCATCAACTACCGGGTCAAACGCCCCGATGGCCGCAGCGGCAGCGATGCGGGAATGATCGACATCTTTCATCCCGAGCGCCTCTCAGAAAGCCTGAACTCCAGCATCCGAGAGTGTCTTCAGGAATCCATGATTCAGAGGTTGCTTCTGGCAAGCAGCTTCAATCGTCTGCGGGTGAAGTGCCGCAATCTCTACATCAACAGGGGTGTTCAGGACACGCGCAGCTACCACTGCGATGGACGCTCCCTGAAGTTCAAATCCTTCGTTTACCTCAGTGATGTG
This genomic interval from Synechococcus sp. UW69 contains the following:
- the hemC gene encoding hydroxymethylbilane synthase, whose translation is MALTELRIASRRSQLAMVQTNWVKAELEKAHPGLKITVEAMATQGDKILDVALAKIGDKGLFTKELEAQMLVDRADIAVHSLKDLPTNLPEGLMLGIITEREDPADALVVNAKNQAYKLDTLPEGSVVGTSSLRRLAQLRHHYPHLIFKDVRGNVITRLEKLDSGDYDCLILAAAGLGRLGFADRIHQLIPGDISLHAVGQGALGIECVEGKPEVMEAIKVLEHMPTSQRCLAERAFLRELEGGCQVPIGVNTRFEGDQLILIGMVASLDGKRLIRDQASGPASDPEAIGLSLAHTLKDQGAGEILKEIFDTVRPEA
- a CDS encoding L,D-transpeptidase — encoded protein: MGLARLMKWSLFPVLLGGVLAGSLLPSLSADAAEVALQRVPRESRIVLDLSKRQISLVRGGQRLGSWPVAIGDPKTPTPKGEFAILTKKVDPIYVTNKSGQRRELRGPSSPIGDRYMAFHRNGRGEFGIHGTAWPHWVQIRAAVSLGCVRMLNSHIRQLFEAVDVGTRLEIRS